GTACGTCAACTGCACGAAACCTGTGCCGATCTCGACGCGCCAGGCACCGGTCAGCAAGGTAGGAACACCTTGTTGCTTCGCGCCTTGAGCGATCTGTGCATAGTTTTGCAGGATCAGCGAAATACCGATGGCGCTGATCAACGGTGCCAGTCGGGTGGAGTTACGCAGGGGTTTGTAGGCGACGCGCTCGATGACCCAGCCATATACCGCCGTGACGACGATGGTAAAGATCAGGGTTCCGAGCATCAGTAGCGGGAAGGATTCAATACCGAAGTATGCCAGCAGAGCCAGACTGATCGCCGCGAGGTAAGCGGAAATCATATAAACCTCGCCGTGGGCGAAGTTGATCATGCCGATGATGCCATAGACCATTGTGTAGCCGATGGCGATCAGGCCATAGACCGACCCGAGGGTCAGGCCATTGACCAGTTGCTGCAGGAAAATACCATCCATAACGCAATCTCACGCAATGAGAACCTGCACACCTGTGGGGATGCGGTTCTTCTAAGGAAAATACAGATTTACGTCGGAGCAATGTCAAACACGATCAGGCAAGCCACCACCCACCTGTAGGGGCTGGCTTGCCAGCGATAGCGGTGCATCAGCCAACATTGATGTCGACTGATCTGGCCCCATCGCGGGCAAGCCCGCGCCTACAAGTGGTCAACGTGGGTCAGGCGATCGAGTCAGCCCTTACTTCTGTTTTTCCAGCTGGTGATATTTGCCGTCCTTGTCCCACTGGTAAACCACGTAGTCGGAGACTTTCAGGTCGCCCTTGCTGTCCCAGGTCTTCTCGCCCATGACGGTCTTGACCGGGTTTTTCTTCAGCCACGCAGCCGCTTCTTCGCCCTTGTTGGACTTGGCGCCGTTGAAGGCGGCAGCCAGGGTCTGGACCGAAGCGTAGGCGTACAGGGTGTAGCCTTCAGGCTCGGTACCGGCCTTGCGGAAGGCGTCTACCACGGCCTTGCTGTCTGGTAGCAGGCGTGGGTCGGCGCCGAAGGTCATCAGCACGCCGTCGACGAATTGTGGACCGCCAGCGGTGGTCACCAGTTCGTCGGTCACGATGCCGTCGTCGGACATGAACTTGACGTCTTTCAGGCCTTGTTCACGCAGTTGGCGAACCAGAGGACCGGCTTCCGGGTGCAGGCCACCGAAGTAGACGACGTCGGCGCCAGCACCGCGGATCTTGGTGACGATGGTGCTGAAGTCTTTCTCGCCACGGGTCAGGCCTTCGTACAGCACTGGCGTTACGCCGCGCTTGACCAGTTGAGCCTTGGTGGCATCAGCCAGGCCTTGACCGTAGGTGTCCTTGTCGTGCAGCACGACAACCTTCTTGCCCTTGAGCACGTCGACGATGTAGTCGCCGGCCACGATGCCTTGCTGGTCATCACGACCGCACATACGGAACATGGCGCTCAGGCCGCGCTCGGTAACAGCCGGGTTGGTGGAACCTGGAGTGATGGCGATGATGCCCGCTTCGTCGTAGATCTCCGAAGCCGGGATGGTCGACGAGGAGCAGAAGTGACCGACCACGCCAGCGACTTTCTGGTTGGTCAGGTCCTTGGCGACCGTCACAGCCTGTTTCGGTTCGCAGGCGTCATCGCCCTTGACCAGTACGATTTTTTCCCCGTTTACGCCGCCCGCTGCGTTGACCGCGTCGGCCGCTGCCTGTGCACCCTTCATGTACTGCTCGCCAAATGCCGCGTTGGCGCCCGTCATTGGACCCGCTACGCCGATCTTGATGTCAGCCTGAGCAAACGCAGAAACACCCAACGCAGTTGCCACTGCGAGGGCCAGAAAGCCTTTCTTGTAAAACGTCTGGGACATGAGGTGGTGCTCCAAGGTTTTTTTTAATTGGCACTGCGACTTCACTGAATGCTCAGAGCAAGTGTTGTGCCATCGGTTTTTTATTCTGAAAAAAGTCGCTGCTTTATTGTTATTTCGACTGTTTCGGGCCCATTTTCATTGAGCGTGCAACCGTCTAAACCGCTGAAGGTGAAACCAATTGATTTTTGCGGTGCAACCCTCCCGTGCCATCATTGCAACCCCCACACCAAACGGCGTGCAACCAGCCTGTAACAACGCGCGTCACCGAACTGCACACTACTGGTGCGCAACTGCTACAACCCGCACCACTACAGGCTAGTCGCTAGACTAAAAAGCGCCGCTTCCAGCAACAAATTTCTACAATCAAATCACGATGCGCAAGCACTGGCCTGCGTGATACAGCGAAAACCCTGCCTCATACAAGCAGCTGCGCAACCCCACCCCGGCCAATGGCTGCATGGGGGCGAATGGAATCGGTAGCGCCTGAGGATTTCCGTTACACAAATAATCGGCGAAGGCTTTGCCAACTACAGTGCCCGTGGTCACGCCCCGACCGTTGTAACCGGTGACTGCCACTAAACCGGGCGCCGGTTCGAACAGGCGCATCAAATGATCGGGCGTAAACGCGATGCAACCGGTCCAGGTGCACTCCCATTCCACCGGTTTTAGATAGGGAAAGTAATGCCGCTGGACTCGATCGGCCCAGGCCTTGAGGAACCATGTCGGCTTTTGATTGCCGTTGCCCAGACTGCCGAGCAACAGACGACCATCCTTATCCCGACGAATACTACTGAGCACCTGGCGAGTGTCCCAGGATCCCTGGCCACCGGGCAGGATTTGCTGCGCAGCGTCTTCGGTCAGCGGCACCGACGCCACCTGGTAGTAATAGCCGGGGAAGAAATTGCGCCGCAGCTCGGTCCACGCGCCCTCGGTGTAAGCGTTGGAAGCAATCACCACTTGCTCGGCCAGCACCGAGCCCTGCGCGGTTTGCACCGACCAGCGCTGGCCCTGACGTTCGAGTCGGGTCACTGGGGAATGATCGAATAATTGACCGCCGAGGCCGATGGCCGCTTTGGCCAGCCCCGTCGTGTAGGCCATCGGATTGATCGTGCCAGCACGGCGATCGAGCAACGCGGCGGCGATTTTCTTGGTGCCCGTGGCTTGCTCACAGGCTTGGCCGGTGAGCAATTCAACCGGCGCTCCACGGCGTTTCCATTGTTCTTCACGACTGCGCAGATCCGCTTCGCCACGGGCGTTGTGCGCCATGTGCAGCGTGCCTTCGCGGCGGAGCTGGCAATCGATGTTGTACTTATCCACAAGACTGAAAACCAGGGACGGCGCCGCACCGAGCATGCGGTTGAGCTGGCTGCCAACCTCTTCGCCGAACCCGGCTTCGATTTCGTCCGGTGGAATCCACATCCCGGCATTCACCAAACCGACGTTGCGCCCTGAGCCGCCATGCCCGGCGCGATGGGCCTCCAGCACACAAACCGTCTTGCCTTGCTCCAGCAAATGCACCGCCGCCGACAGCCCGGTGAAACCGGCGCCGATGACGCAGACATCGACTTTTACTTCACCCTTGAGCGCCGAGTTGTCGGGCCTTTGCGGCGTCAGTTTTTCCCACAGACACTCTTCGCGTAACGGCATTGCCAGACTCCAACTGAAACCTAACCAACACACAGTTCAAATGTGGGAGCGAGCCTGCTCGCGATAGCGTCGGCACATCCAGCAACAATGCGACTGAAAAACCGCTATCGCGAGCAGGCTCGCTCCCACAGGAGGCTCACTGTACGACCGAGACTTAGTCGAACGTGATCCCTTGAGCCAACGGCAACTCCAGCGAATAGTTCACGGTGTTGGTCTGACGACGCATGTAGCCGCGCCATGCATCGGAACCGGATTCACGACCACCGCCGGTTTCTTTCTCACCACCGAAGGCACCGCCGATTTCCGCGCCGCTCGGGCCGATGTTGACGTTGGCAATGCCACAGTCACTGCCCACCGCCGACATGAATTGCTCAGCCTCACGCACGTCGGTGGTGAAGATGCACGAGGACAGGCCTTGCGGTACAGCGTTGTTCAATCGCAGCGCTTCCTGGAAATCGCTGTAGCCGACCACGTAGAGGATCGGCGCGAAAGTTTCGTGGCACACCACATCGCTCTGCTCCGGCATTTCAACAATGGCCGGCGAAACGTAGTAAGCATTAGGGAATTTGTCTTCCAGCTGACGCTTGCCGCCGAACACCTTGCCGCCTTCGCTCAGGGCCTGCTCCAGCGCATCCTGCATGTTCTCGAAGCTGTTTTTGTCGATCAGCGGACCAATCAGGTTGCCTTCCAGCGGATGGCCGATGCGCACTTTGGAGTAAGCGGCTTTGAGGCGGGTGACAATCTCTTCCTTGACCGATTCGTGAGCAATCAAGCGACGCAACGTGGTGCAACGCTGGCCGGCGGTGCCGACGGCGCTGAACAGGATGGCGCGAACGGCCATGTCCAGATCGGCGCTTGGGCCGAGGATCATCGCGTTGTTGCCGCCCAACTCCAGGATGCTGCGGGCGAAACGTGCGGCGATTTTCGGCGCCACTTCGCGCCCCATGCGGGTGCTGCCGGTGGCACTGACCAGCGCGACACGCGGGTCATCGACCAGCGCTTCACCGGCATCGCGGCCACCGATGACGACTTGGCTCAGGTGTGGTGGAGCGTCGCTGAAGTTCTTCAGCACACGGTCGAACAACGCCTGGCAAGCCAGTGCGGTGAGCGGGGTTTTTTCCGACGGTTTCCAGATCACCGGGTTGCCGCAAACCAGCGCCAGCGTGGTGTTCCAGGCCCAGACTGCGACCGGGAAGTTAAAGGCACTGATCACACCAACGACACCCAGCGGATGCCAGGTTTCACGCATGTGGTGACCAGGACGCTCGGAGGCGATGGTCAAACCGTACAACTGGCGGGACAGACCGACGGCGAAGTCGCAGATATCGATCATTTCCTGAACTTCACCCAAACCTTCCTGAGTGATCTTGCCGGCTTCCCAGGACACCAGTTCACCGAGATCGGCCTTGTATTCACGCAGGATGTCGCCCAGTTGACGCACCAGTTCGCCACGGCGCGGCGCCGGAACCTTGCGCCACAGTTCGAACGCATGATCTGCGCGACTGATGTGCTGCTCGACTTCAGCGGCGCCTTCCCAGTTGACGGCGGCAATCTGGCTGCCATCGATAGGCGAGTGCACCGGCACTTTGCCGTTTTGGTACAGGGCCGGATTCACACCAAGACGATCAAGCAATGCGGCAACCATGGGTTACTCCTCAAGCAAAAAACGGAACGGGTGCAGCCGGAAAATCACGGCTGATCAGACCTGTAGTTTTAGCTCCCCGGAGGTTACTCAACAAACGACCTTTAAGAGAGATATCATTCCGTTTATTCATGCTGTGCATTGCTGGCAATAAAGAAACAAAAACAAAGGACCGCCCATGCTGAACAAACGCTATTTGCCATCGATCGCTGCATTGCAGTGTTTCGAAGCCGTGACCCGGCATCTGAGCTTCACCCGGGCCGCCGAAGAGCTGAACCTGACCCAGAGCGCGGTCAGCAAACAGGTCGCGCAACTGGAAGAGCTGTTGCAGCACTTGTTGTTTCGCCGGGTGCGCCGACGCCTGCAAATGACCCCGGCGGGCGATCTGTACCTGGTTGAGGTCAGAAAAATCCTCACACAAGTCGAGATGTCGACCCATTACCTACGTTCCTACGGCGGCGAAACCGAAGTCCTGCGCGTCTCGACGCCGCCCACCTTTGGTGCACGCTGGCTGGTGCCTCGCCTGAAAGGCTGGCGGTTGCGTCATCCCTCGATTCACCTGGACCTGTGCAGCGAGCAGGAAGCAGACGATCTGCTGCAAGGGCGCAGTGACCTGGCGTTCTACTTCGGCCAGGGCTCACGGCCCGGCACCGAATGCCTGAAGCTGTTCGGCGAAGAGCTGGTGCCAGTCTGCGCCCCGGGTAGCCTGCCCGCCGAGCCCTTCACCGACCCGACGCAACTCACCGATCTGGTCCTGCTGCAAAACGCCTCCCGCCCCCAGGCCTGGCACGACTGGTTCGACAGTCAGGGCTACCACACCGAACACAGCTACCACGGCCCGCGTTTCGAGACCTTCTATATGTGCATC
The Pseudomonas sp. MYb327 DNA segment above includes these coding regions:
- a CDS encoding FAD-binding oxidoreductase; the protein is MPLREECLWEKLTPQRPDNSALKGEVKVDVCVIGAGFTGLSAAVHLLEQGKTVCVLEAHRAGHGGSGRNVGLVNAGMWIPPDEIEAGFGEEVGSQLNRMLGAAPSLVFSLVDKYNIDCQLRREGTLHMAHNARGEADLRSREEQWKRRGAPVELLTGQACEQATGTKKIAAALLDRRAGTINPMAYTTGLAKAAIGLGGQLFDHSPVTRLERQGQRWSVQTAQGSVLAEQVVIASNAYTEGAWTELRRNFFPGYYYQVASVPLTEDAAQQILPGGQGSWDTRQVLSSIRRDKDGRLLLGSLGNGNQKPTWFLKAWADRVQRHYFPYLKPVEWECTWTGCIAFTPDHLMRLFEPAPGLVAVTGYNGRGVTTGTVVGKAFADYLCNGNPQALPIPFAPMQPLAGVGLRSCLYEAGFSLYHAGQCLRIVI
- a CDS encoding LysR substrate-binding domain-containing protein; its protein translation is MLNKRYLPSIAALQCFEAVTRHLSFTRAAEELNLTQSAVSKQVAQLEELLQHLLFRRVRRRLQMTPAGDLYLVEVRKILTQVEMSTHYLRSYGGETEVLRVSTPPTFGARWLVPRLKGWRLRHPSIHLDLCSEQEADDLLQGRSDLAFYFGQGSRPGTECLKLFGEELVPVCAPGSLPAEPFTDPTQLTDLVLLQNASRPQAWHDWFDSQGYHTEHSYHGPRFETFYMCIRAAQVGCGVALLPRFLVEEELADGKLVIPWQHAMPSTDAYFLAYPEHSAEVPKVRDFVKWMLEQIDSPAAI
- a CDS encoding ABC transporter substrate-binding protein, whose protein sequence is MSQTFYKKGFLALAVATALGVSAFAQADIKIGVAGPMTGANAAFGEQYMKGAQAAADAVNAAGGVNGEKIVLVKGDDACEPKQAVTVAKDLTNQKVAGVVGHFCSSSTIPASEIYDEAGIIAITPGSTNPAVTERGLSAMFRMCGRDDQQGIVAGDYIVDVLKGKKVVVLHDKDTYGQGLADATKAQLVKRGVTPVLYEGLTRGEKDFSTIVTKIRGAGADVVYFGGLHPEAGPLVRQLREQGLKDVKFMSDDGIVTDELVTTAGGPQFVDGVLMTFGADPRLLPDSKAVVDAFRKAGTEPEGYTLYAYASVQTLAAAFNGAKSNKGEEAAAWLKKNPVKTVMGEKTWDSKGDLKVSDYVVYQWDKDGKYHQLEKQK
- a CDS encoding aldehyde dehydrogenase family protein; translation: MVAALLDRLGVNPALYQNGKVPVHSPIDGSQIAAVNWEGAAEVEQHISRADHAFELWRKVPAPRRGELVRQLGDILREYKADLGELVSWEAGKITQEGLGEVQEMIDICDFAVGLSRQLYGLTIASERPGHHMRETWHPLGVVGVISAFNFPVAVWAWNTTLALVCGNPVIWKPSEKTPLTALACQALFDRVLKNFSDAPPHLSQVVIGGRDAGEALVDDPRVALVSATGSTRMGREVAPKIAARFARSILELGGNNAMILGPSADLDMAVRAILFSAVGTAGQRCTTLRRLIAHESVKEEIVTRLKAAYSKVRIGHPLEGNLIGPLIDKNSFENMQDALEQALSEGGKVFGGKRQLEDKFPNAYYVSPAIVEMPEQSDVVCHETFAPILYVVGYSDFQEALRLNNAVPQGLSSCIFTTDVREAEQFMSAVGSDCGIANVNIGPSGAEIGGAFGGEKETGGGRESGSDAWRGYMRRQTNTVNYSLELPLAQGITFD